In one Shinella zoogloeoides genomic region, the following are encoded:
- a CDS encoding phosphoserine transaminase, whose translation MTKTVTPPDVRPNNTHFSSGPCSKRPNWSLEALSDAPLGRSHRAKIGKTKLKQAIDLTRDVLEVPADYRIGIVPASDTGAVEMALWSLLGPRGVDMVAWESFGSGWVSDVVKELKLPDTRKITADYGLLPDLSTIDFDRDVVFTWNGTTSGVRVPNADFIPADRKGLTICDATSAAFAQNLDFAKLDVVTFSWQKVLGGEGAHGVIILSPRAVERLESYTPAWPMPKIFRMTKGGKLIEGIFQGETINTPSMLCVEDYIDALLWAKEVGGLKGLMARADANAKVIFDFVEKNDWIANLAKDPATRSNTSVCLTIADKDVLALDAEAQAAFAKGLVSALDKQGVAYDIGAYRDAPSGLRIWAGATIDTADLEALMPWLTWAFETQKATLSKAAA comes from the coding sequence ATGACGAAGACCGTCACCCCGCCGGACGTGCGTCCGAACAACACCCATTTTTCCTCTGGTCCCTGCTCGAAGCGTCCCAACTGGTCGCTCGAAGCGCTTTCCGATGCGCCGCTCGGTCGTTCGCACCGCGCCAAGATCGGCAAGACCAAGCTCAAGCAGGCCATCGATCTCACCCGTGACGTCCTGGAAGTGCCGGCGGATTACCGCATCGGCATCGTGCCGGCTTCCGATACCGGCGCCGTCGAGATGGCGCTTTGGTCGCTGCTCGGCCCGCGCGGCGTTGACATGGTCGCCTGGGAAAGCTTCGGTTCGGGCTGGGTTTCGGACGTCGTGAAGGAGCTGAAGCTCCCCGACACCCGCAAGATTACCGCCGACTACGGCCTGCTTCCCGACCTTTCCACGATCGATTTCGACCGTGACGTGGTCTTCACCTGGAACGGCACGACCTCGGGCGTGCGCGTGCCGAATGCGGACTTCATCCCGGCCGACCGCAAGGGCCTCACCATCTGCGACGCGACCTCGGCCGCCTTCGCGCAGAACCTCGATTTCGCCAAGCTCGATGTCGTCACCTTCTCCTGGCAGAAGGTTCTCGGCGGAGAGGGCGCCCATGGCGTCATCATCCTGTCGCCCCGTGCCGTCGAGCGGCTGGAGAGCTATACGCCGGCCTGGCCGATGCCGAAGATCTTCCGCATGACCAAGGGCGGCAAGCTGATTGAGGGCATCTTCCAGGGCGAGACGATCAACACGCCCTCCATGCTCTGCGTCGAGGACTATATCGATGCGCTTCTCTGGGCGAAGGAAGTCGGCGGCCTCAAGGGCCTGATGGCCCGCGCCGATGCGAACGCCAAGGTCATCTTCGACTTTGTCGAGAAGAACGACTGGATCGCCAATCTCGCCAAGGACCCGGCAACGCGCTCCAACACCTCGGTCTGCCTGACGATCGCCGACAAGGACGTGCTGGCGCTCGACGCCGAGGCGCAGGCGGCCTTCGCCAAGGGCCTCGTGTCCGCCCTCGACAAGCAGGGTGTCGCCTATGACATCGGCGCCTACCGCGATGCCCCGTCGGGCCTTCGCATCTGGGCCGGCGCCACCATCGACACCGCGGACCTCGAGGCGCTGATGCCCTGGCTGACCTGGGCCTTCGAGACCCAGAAGGCGACGCTTTCCAAGGCTGCGGCCTGA
- a CDS encoding outer membrane protein — MFRRIAPLGIAIAGLLATGAGASDIDIINAPEIDVSQSAVAQGWYIRGDLGYSGWTRGGKPDYTVYAPGGATSLERFDSARFSDEFSYGVGFGYQFNDMLRADLTTDFFSGDLRGDSTVAAPCSGAEPAGTSCGFSHEADYSAINLMANGYVDIGTFAGFTPYVGAGVGATRVSWGDVSARAFCVSGGAACSGAGYGGDVLEGYDSWRFTYALMAGASFDLSERLKLDFGYRFSDTGGGRMFHYGAAEQGYGAAGAKGRDDGFQKHEFRIGLRIPTW, encoded by the coding sequence ATGTTCCGCCGTATCGCACCGCTTGGCATCGCCATCGCCGGCCTTCTCGCGACGGGGGCGGGCGCCAGCGACATCGACATCATCAACGCGCCGGAAATCGACGTCTCGCAAAGCGCGGTGGCGCAAGGGTGGTATATCCGCGGGGATCTCGGCTATTCCGGCTGGACCAGGGGCGGCAAGCCCGACTACACGGTCTATGCGCCGGGCGGTGCCACCTCGCTGGAGCGCTTCGACAGCGCCCGTTTTTCCGACGAGTTCTCCTATGGCGTGGGTTTCGGCTATCAGTTCAACGACATGCTGCGCGCCGACCTGACGACGGATTTCTTCAGCGGCGACCTTCGCGGCGATTCGACCGTCGCCGCGCCGTGCAGCGGCGCCGAGCCGGCCGGGACGAGCTGCGGGTTCAGCCATGAAGCCGACTACAGTGCGATCAACCTCATGGCCAACGGCTATGTCGATATCGGCACCTTTGCCGGGTTCACGCCCTATGTCGGCGCCGGCGTCGGCGCGACGCGCGTGAGCTGGGGCGATGTCAGTGCGCGGGCCTTCTGCGTCTCGGGTGGCGCGGCCTGCTCGGGGGCGGGCTATGGCGGCGACGTGCTGGAGGGATATGACAGCTGGCGCTTCACCTATGCCCTGATGGCCGGCGCATCCTTCGACCTTTCGGAGCGGCTCAAGCTCGATTTCGGCTATCGCTTCTCCGATACGGGGGGCGGCCGGATGTTCCACTACGGCGCCGCCGAGCAGGGCTATGGCGCGGCCGGCGCGAAGGGCCGGGACGACGGCTTCCAGAAGCACGAATTCCGCATCGGCTTGCGTATCCCGACCTGGTGA
- a CDS encoding outer membrane protein — MRKVLSGVVAVLLTGTTGYAADLYEPQVIEAPVQETIVETGGWYLRGDAGWSYNKLRGAHYFQGSNALDRDFGTARLKSGFTIGGGVGYQINNHFRTDVTLDYMFKSKFRGSTSGGCGVAVSCTSRDVASMNALSLLANAYVDIGKYGIVTPYVGAGIGGTHVSWGDLENTSCEDGNPGNCDPTVIHRGKKSWRFTYALMAGASVDVTCNLKADLGYRFRHVTKGDMFGYNLNGGPGYDKGFYSHEARAGLRYSFNGCEQATYIPPADIPIEQPVYK; from the coding sequence ATGAGGAAAGTTTTGAGTGGCGTCGTTGCCGTCCTGCTGACAGGCACGACGGGTTACGCGGCCGATTTGTATGAGCCGCAGGTCATCGAGGCCCCGGTGCAGGAAACCATCGTCGAGACCGGCGGCTGGTATCTGCGCGGTGATGCGGGCTGGTCCTACAACAAGCTGCGCGGCGCGCACTATTTCCAGGGCTCCAACGCTCTCGATCGCGATTTCGGCACGGCGCGCCTGAAAAGCGGCTTCACCATCGGCGGCGGCGTCGGCTACCAGATCAACAATCACTTCCGTACGGACGTGACGCTCGACTACATGTTCAAGTCGAAGTTCCGCGGCTCGACCTCCGGCGGCTGCGGCGTTGCGGTCAGCTGCACGTCCCGCGACGTCGCTTCGATGAACGCCCTCAGCCTGCTTGCCAATGCCTATGTCGATATCGGCAAGTACGGCATCGTGACGCCCTATGTCGGTGCCGGTATCGGTGGCACGCATGTGAGCTGGGGCGATCTCGAAAACACCTCGTGCGAGGACGGCAATCCGGGCAACTGCGATCCGACCGTCATCCACCGCGGCAAGAAGAGCTGGCGTTTCACCTATGCGCTCATGGCCGGCGCCTCGGTCGACGTGACCTGCAACCTGAAGGCCGACCTCGGCTACCGCTTCCGCCATGTCACCAAGGGCGACATGTTCGGCTACAACCTGAACGGCGGCCCCGGCTACGACAAGGGCTTCTACAGCCACGAAGCGCGCGCCGGTCTGCGCTACTCCTTCAACGGCTGCGAGCAGGCGACCTACATTCCGCCGGCAGATATCCCGATCGAACAGCCGGTCTACAAGTAA
- the glmM gene encoding phosphoglucosamine mutase — protein MKRRYFGTDGIRGQSNTFPMTPDLAMRVGIAVGTIFRRGAHRHRVVIGKDTRLSGYMLENAMVAGFTAAGIDAFVLGPIPTPAVAMLTRSLRADIGVMISASHNPFYDNGIKLFGPDGYKLSDELEMEIEELLEKDMMAQLAKSAEIGRAKRIDGVHDRYIEHAKRTLPRDVTLQGLRIAIDCANGAAYRVAPAALWELGADVVTIGAEPDGLNINLECGSTHPATLQRKVHEVRADIGIALDGDADRVQIIDENGKIIDGDQLMAVIAESWVADGMLRGGGLVATVMSNLGLERFLTGKGLGLQRTKVGDRYVVEHMRQNDYNVGGEQSGHIVLSDFGTTGDGLVAALQILACVKRSGRTVSEVCNRFEPVPQILKNVRVKAGQPLEDAGVRQAIADAESELARNGRLLIRPSGTEPLIRVMAEGDDRAQVERIVDELVGVIGSARNAA, from the coding sequence ATGAAACGTCGTTATTTCGGCACGGACGGCATCCGGGGTCAATCCAACACCTTCCCGATGACGCCGGACCTCGCCATGCGGGTCGGCATCGCCGTCGGCACGATCTTCCGGCGCGGCGCGCATCGCCACCGGGTGGTGATCGGCAAGGACACGCGCCTTTCCGGCTATATGCTGGAAAACGCCATGGTCGCGGGCTTCACCGCCGCCGGCATCGACGCCTTCGTCCTCGGCCCGATCCCGACGCCGGCCGTCGCCATGCTGACGCGCTCGCTGCGCGCCGATATCGGCGTCATGATCTCGGCCTCGCACAATCCGTTCTATGACAACGGCATCAAGCTCTTCGGCCCCGACGGCTACAAGCTCTCCGACGAACTGGAGATGGAAATCGAAGAGCTGCTCGAAAAGGACATGATGGCGCAGCTTGCCAAGTCCGCCGAGATCGGCCGGGCAAAGCGCATCGACGGCGTGCATGACCGCTATATCGAGCATGCCAAGCGCACGCTGCCGCGCGACGTGACGCTGCAGGGCCTGCGCATCGCCATCGACTGCGCCAACGGCGCCGCCTACCGCGTGGCACCGGCCGCTCTTTGGGAGCTCGGCGCTGATGTCGTGACGATCGGCGCGGAGCCCGACGGCCTCAACATCAATCTCGAATGCGGCTCCACCCACCCGGCGACGCTCCAGCGCAAGGTGCACGAGGTGCGCGCCGATATCGGCATCGCGCTCGATGGCGACGCGGACCGGGTGCAGATCATCGACGAGAACGGCAAGATCATCGACGGCGACCAGCTTATGGCCGTGATTGCCGAAAGCTGGGTGGCGGACGGCATGCTGCGCGGCGGCGGCCTCGTCGCCACCGTCATGTCCAATCTCGGCCTCGAGCGTTTCCTCACCGGCAAGGGCCTCGGCCTCCAGCGCACCAAGGTCGGCGACCGCTACGTCGTCGAGCATATGCGCCAGAACGACTACAATGTCGGCGGCGAGCAGTCCGGCCACATTGTCCTGTCCGATTTCGGCACGACCGGCGACGGCCTCGTCGCCGCGCTCCAGATCCTCGCCTGCGTCAAGCGCAGCGGCAGGACGGTGAGCGAGGTCTGCAACCGTTTCGAGCCCGTCCCGCAGATTCTGAAGAATGTCCGCGTGAAGGCCGGCCAGCCGCTGGAGGACGCGGGCGTCCGCCAGGCGATCGCCGACGCGGAGAGCGAGCTTGCCCGCAACGGCCGCCTGCTCATCCGCCCCTCCGGCACGGAGCCGTTGATCCGCGTGATGGCGGAAGGCGACGACCGCGCGCAGGTGGAGCGCATCGTCGACGAGCTCGTCGGCGTGATCGGGTCGGCGCGCAACGCCGCCTGA
- the ftsH gene encoding ATP-dependent zinc metalloprotease FtsH gives MNPNFRNFALWAIIALLLIALFSMFQTSPAQTGSREIPYSQFLKEVDSSRVKEVVITGEKIVGSYVETGATFQTYAPAGDNSLVQRLEAKNVVVSARPETDGSSGFLSYIGTLLPMLLILGVWLFFMRQMQGGSRGAMGFGKSKAKLLTEAHGRVTFADVAGVDEAKQDLEEIVEFLRDPQKFQRLGGRIPRGVLLVGPPGTGKTLLARSVAGEANVPFFTISGSDFVEMFVGVGASRVRDMFEQAKKNAPCIIFIDEIDAVGRHRGAGLGGGNDEREQTLNQLLVEMDGFEANEGIILIAATNRPDVLDPALLRPGRFDRQVVVPNPDIVGRERILKVHVRNVPLAPNVDLKVLARGTPGFSGADLMNLVNEAALMAARRNKRLVTMQEFEDAKDKIMMGAERRSSAMTEAEKKLTAYHEAGHAIVALKVPLADPLHKATIIPRGRALGMVMQLPEGDRYSMSYKWMVSRLAIMMGGRVAEEITFGKDNITSGASSDIEQATKLARAMVTQWGFSDQLGQVAYGENQQEVFLGHSVAQQKNVSEATAQKIDNEIRRLIDEAYSEAKRIITEQNHEFVALAEGLLEYETLTGDEIKALIRGEKPARDLGDDTPPHRGSAVPKAGHKKGGEPESGLEPQPQ, from the coding sequence ATGAATCCCAATTTCCGAAACTTCGCCCTCTGGGCGATCATCGCCCTCCTGCTGATCGCGCTGTTCAGCATGTTCCAGACGAGCCCGGCCCAGACCGGCTCGCGGGAAATCCCCTATTCGCAGTTCCTCAAGGAGGTCGACTCGAGCCGGGTGAAGGAAGTCGTCATCACCGGCGAGAAAATCGTCGGCAGCTATGTCGAGACCGGCGCGACCTTCCAGACCTACGCACCGGCCGGCGACAACTCGCTCGTCCAGCGCCTGGAGGCGAAGAACGTCGTCGTCAGCGCACGGCCTGAGACGGATGGTTCGTCCGGCTTCCTCAGCTATATCGGCACGCTGCTTCCCATGCTGCTGATCCTGGGCGTCTGGCTGTTCTTCATGCGGCAGATGCAGGGCGGCTCGCGCGGGGCGATGGGTTTCGGCAAATCCAAGGCCAAGCTCCTCACGGAAGCGCATGGTCGCGTCACCTTCGCGGACGTCGCCGGCGTGGACGAGGCCAAGCAGGACCTTGAAGAGATCGTCGAATTCCTGCGAGACCCGCAGAAGTTCCAGCGCCTCGGTGGCCGCATTCCGCGCGGCGTGCTGCTCGTCGGTCCGCCCGGTACGGGTAAGACGCTTCTCGCACGTTCGGTCGCGGGCGAGGCCAACGTTCCCTTCTTCACGATTTCCGGTTCGGACTTCGTCGAAATGTTCGTCGGCGTCGGCGCGAGCCGTGTGCGCGACATGTTCGAGCAGGCCAAGAAGAATGCGCCCTGCATCATCTTCATCGACGAAATCGACGCCGTCGGCCGTCATCGCGGCGCGGGCCTCGGCGGCGGCAATGACGAGCGCGAGCAGACGCTGAACCAGCTCCTCGTCGAGATGGACGGCTTCGAGGCGAACGAGGGCATCATCCTGATCGCCGCGACCAACCGTCCCGACGTTCTCGACCCGGCGCTGCTGCGCCCGGGCCGCTTCGACCGCCAGGTCGTCGTGCCGAACCCCGACATCGTCGGCCGCGAGCGCATCCTCAAGGTGCATGTCCGCAATGTGCCGCTGGCGCCGAATGTCGACCTCAAGGTTCTGGCCCGCGGCACGCCCGGCTTTTCCGGCGCCGATCTCATGAACCTCGTCAACGAGGCCGCCCTGATGGCGGCGCGCCGTAACAAGCGCCTCGTCACCATGCAGGAATTCGAGGACGCCAAGGACAAGATCATGATGGGCGCCGAGCGCCGCTCCTCGGCCATGACCGAGGCGGAGAAGAAGCTCACCGCCTATCACGAGGCCGGCCACGCCATCGTCGCGCTCAAGGTTCCGCTCGCCGATCCGCTGCACAAGGCGACGATCATTCCGCGCGGCCGCGCCCTTGGCATGGTCATGCAGCTTCCCGAGGGCGACCGTTACTCGATGAGCTACAAGTGGATGGTCTCGCGCCTCGCGATCATGATGGGCGGCCGCGTCGCCGAGGAGATCACCTTCGGCAAGGACAACATCACCTCCGGCGCATCGTCGGACATCGAGCAGGCGACCAAACTTGCCCGCGCGATGGTGACGCAGTGGGGCTTCTCCGACCAGCTCGGCCAGGTCGCCTATGGCGAGAACCAGCAGGAAGTCTTCCTCGGCCATTCGGTCGCGCAGCAGAAGAACGTTTCCGAGGCGACCGCGCAGAAGATCGACAACGAAATCCGCCGCCTGATCGACGAGGCCTATTCCGAGGCCAAGCGCATCATCACCGAGCAGAACCACGAATTCGTGGCGCTGGCGGAAGGCCTTCTCGAATACGAAACCCTGACGGGCGACGAGATCAAGGCGCTCATCCGCGGCGAAAAGCCGGCGCGCGACCTTGGCGACGACACTCCGCCGCATCGTGGCTCGGCCGTTCCGAAGGCCGGTCACAAGAAGGGGGGCGAGCCGGAAAGCGGTCTCGAACCGCAGCCGCAATAA
- the tilS gene encoding tRNA lysidine(34) synthetase TilS: protein MARVDDPVTNAADRLLKSFKRPATLLIAVSGGSDSTGLLVALATLCATGRYPQITLRACTVDHALRAGSAGEASDVAALCARHGILHVIRRWTGPKPATGLQAAARARRYELLVEAAAETGADAILSGHTRDDQTETVAMRAARAPDGIGLSGMADAVLLKGIVWLLRPFLEVDRASIRNFLTARGEGWVDDPSNLNPRFERVRVRSQGDVVPFESVAVDRLSMAQRAADFLAASIRTERSLYAITPAAIEIVLADPAAWRGLLLLAAAAGGRAHVLEARSAARLRAFLASGTLSRLTAGRVVFDRRRDGLYLYRECRGIAPLLVRAGEAATWDGRYHVLNRAARAIVVCAVGEGVRTTEADGLTGPAARAAWAAAHLEFEDGGAVLEGVAAIEPSLAPYADFLPRFDLPVAQVLADIVGSRRFASPPNE from the coding sequence GTGGCCCGCGTGGACGATCCCGTCACGAACGCAGCCGACCGCCTGCTCAAGAGTTTCAAACGCCCCGCAACGCTTCTGATCGCTGTTTCCGGCGGCAGCGATTCGACCGGGCTTCTCGTGGCGCTCGCCACCCTTTGCGCCACCGGGCGCTATCCGCAGATCACCCTTCGCGCCTGCACCGTCGACCATGCCCTTCGCGCCGGCTCGGCCGGGGAGGCATCCGACGTCGCGGCGCTGTGCGCCCGTCACGGCATCCTGCATGTCATCCGCCGCTGGACGGGGCCGAAACCCGCGACCGGCTTGCAGGCCGCGGCGCGCGCCAGGCGCTACGAGCTGCTCGTGGAGGCTGCGGCCGAAACCGGTGCGGATGCCATCCTTTCCGGCCACACGCGCGACGACCAGACCGAGACGGTCGCCATGCGCGCCGCGCGCGCGCCCGACGGTATCGGCCTTTCCGGCATGGCGGACGCCGTTCTGCTGAAGGGGATTGTCTGGTTGCTCCGGCCGTTTCTGGAAGTAGACCGGGCGTCGATCCGGAATTTTCTCACCGCGCGAGGGGAGGGCTGGGTGGATGATCCGAGCAACCTCAATCCGCGCTTCGAGCGCGTGCGCGTCCGCAGCCAAGGTGACGTGGTGCCTTTTGAGTCCGTGGCGGTGGACAGGCTTTCCATGGCGCAGCGTGCGGCGGATTTTCTCGCTGCCAGCATTCGGACGGAGCGTTCGCTCTATGCCATAACGCCGGCGGCGATTGAGATCGTGCTGGCCGACCCCGCCGCCTGGCGTGGCCTGCTGCTGCTCGCGGCTGCGGCCGGCGGGCGGGCGCATGTGCTCGAAGCGCGCTCGGCCGCGCGGCTGCGCGCATTCCTTGCCAGCGGCACACTGTCGCGGCTGACGGCCGGCCGCGTGGTGTTCGACCGCCGGCGCGACGGCCTCTACCTCTACCGCGAATGCCGGGGCATCGCGCCGCTGCTCGTTCGCGCGGGGGAGGCGGCAACATGGGACGGGCGGTATCATGTGCTCAACCGTGCTGCGCGGGCGATCGTCGTTTGCGCCGTGGGCGAAGGTGTGCGGACGACGGAGGCCGATGGCCTGACCGGCCCGGCCGCGCGCGCTGCCTGGGCGGCGGCGCACCTGGAATTCGAGGATGGCGGAGCGGTATTGGAAGGCGTTGCGGCCATCGAGCCTTCGCTCGCGCCCTATGCCGATTTCCTGCCGCGATTCGATCTTCCGGTCGCGCAGGTCCTCGCCGATATCGTCGGGAGCCGGCGCTTTGCCTCTCCTCCGAACGAATGA
- the ybgF gene encoding tol-pal system protein YbgF — protein MKKLVAAGVLSLAAVAATVGPISASPLSTLANGFLAAKSERAGDRNVVLAQAMDPRVGQLEEQIRSLNGRIEEMSYQLLQMQEQLRKTQEDNEYRFQELEGGKGGGSGKSGALDKPVNGGTADQQIASNKVPADDTAGTDTLGTQNGGSGGGAQPQELGSIKFDENGNPIGADANPDLNNQSASIGNDNALPGVDGGLPQASQSSTASLDNPDDLYQAAYGHVLSGDYQVAEREFRDYLDIFPSSDKAADANFWLGEAQYSQGNFNDAAKTFLNAHQTFGKSKKAPEMLLKLGMSLAALDNRETACATLREVNKRYPEASKAVKSKVSSEQRRLSC, from the coding sequence ATGAAGAAACTTGTCGCGGCAGGCGTTCTCAGTCTGGCAGCGGTAGCAGCAACAGTCGGGCCGATCAGCGCATCGCCGCTCTCGACACTGGCGAACGGCTTCCTTGCGGCCAAGAGCGAACGGGCGGGTGACCGCAACGTGGTTCTGGCGCAGGCCATGGACCCGCGGGTCGGCCAGCTTGAAGAGCAGATTCGCAGCCTCAACGGCCGCATCGAGGAAATGAGCTACCAGCTCCTGCAGATGCAGGAACAGCTCCGCAAGACGCAGGAAGACAACGAGTACCGATTCCAGGAACTCGAAGGCGGCAAGGGCGGGGGCAGCGGCAAGAGCGGCGCACTCGACAAGCCGGTCAATGGCGGAACCGCCGACCAGCAGATCGCATCGAACAAGGTGCCGGCGGATGATACCGCCGGGACCGACACGCTCGGCACGCAGAACGGCGGAAGCGGGGGCGGCGCGCAGCCGCAGGAACTCGGTTCCATCAAGTTCGACGAGAACGGCAATCCGATCGGCGCGGACGCCAATCCGGACCTGAACAACCAGAGCGCCTCGATCGGCAACGACAACGCGCTGCCCGGCGTCGATGGCGGCCTGCCGCAGGCCTCGCAATCGTCGACCGCCTCTCTCGACAATCCCGACGACCTCTACCAGGCGGCCTACGGCCATGTGCTCTCGGGCGACTACCAGGTTGCCGAGCGTGAATTCCGCGATTACCTCGACATCTTCCCGAGCAGCGATAAGGCGGCGGATGCCAATTTCTGGCTGGGCGAGGCACAGTATTCGCAGGGCAATTTCAACGACGCGGCAAAGACCTTCCTGAATGCCCACCAGACCTTCGGCAAATCGAAGAAGGCGCCGGAAATGCTGCTGAAGCTCGGCATGTCGCTCGCCGCGCTCGACAACCGCGAAACCGCCTGCGCGACGCTGCGCGAAGTCAACAAGCGCTATCCCGAGGCCTCCAAGGCCGTGAAGAGCAAGGTCTCTTCCGAACAGCGCCGCCTGTCCTGCTGA
- the pal gene encoding peptidoglycan-associated lipoprotein Pal: MSRIHTPAAGRMQTIARNPAMIALFMSLALAGCASKKNLPNSAGDLGLNGGAGAATPGSQQDFTVNVGDRIFFDTDSTSIRADAAATLDRQAQWLQQYPNYAITVEGHADERGTREYNLALGARRAASTRQYLASRGIPANRIKTISYGKEKPVAVCDDISCWSQNRRAVTVLGGAGM, encoded by the coding sequence ATGAGCCGCATTCATACCCCGGCCGCTGGCCGCATGCAGACCATCGCCCGTAACCCGGCTATGATCGCCCTCTTCATGTCGCTGGCGCTGGCAGGCTGCGCTTCCAAGAAGAACCTGCCGAACAGCGCCGGCGATCTCGGCCTCAACGGCGGCGCGGGCGCCGCAACCCCCGGCTCGCAGCAGGACTTCACCGTGAATGTCGGCGACCGCATCTTCTTCGACACCGACTCCACGTCGATCCGCGCCGATGCCGCAGCGACCCTTGACCGCCAGGCCCAGTGGCTGCAGCAGTATCCGAACTACGCGATCACGGTCGAAGGCCATGCCGACGAACGCGGCACGCGCGAATACAACCTGGCGCTCGGTGCGCGCCGTGCGGCCTCGACCCGCCAGTATCTCGCTTCGCGCGGCATTCCGGCAAACCGCATCAAGACGATCTCCTACGGCAAGGAAAAGCCGGTCGCCGTTTGCGACGACATTTCCTGCTGGTCGCAGAACCGCCGTGCCGTTACCGTTCTGGGCGGCGCAGGCATGTAA
- the tolB gene encoding Tol-Pal system beta propeller repeat protein TolB — protein sequence MFRRNLLRLLVVLTGLAAFVPQAFAVVEININKGNVEPLPIAVTDFIASGDLGQRITDVIAADLKRSGLFAPVGKQAFIEKISNPDQPPRFEDWKVINAQALVTGRVTQEGDGRLRAEFRLWDTFAGQQLTGQQFYTQPENWRRVAHIIADAIYERLTGEKGYFDTRIVYVAESGPKTARKRQLAIMDQDGFNARALTNANDLVLTPRFSPSRQEITYMSFEGNQPRVYLLQLETGQREVVGNFPGMTFSPRFSPDGQKIIMSLQQEGNSNIYTMDLRSRTTTRLTSTAAIDTSPSYSPDGTQIVFESDRGGRPQLYVMGADGSNQRRISFGDGSYSTPVWSPRGDLIAFTKQSGGKFSIGVMKTDGSGERILTTGFHNEGPTWAPNGRVLMFFRQAAGSGGPQIYSIDLSGYNEQVIQTKGFASDPAWSPLLE from the coding sequence ATGTTCAGACGAAATCTCCTCCGTTTGCTGGTCGTGCTGACCGGTCTCGCGGCTTTTGTGCCGCAGGCCTTCGCGGTCGTGGAAATCAACATCAACAAGGGCAATGTCGAGCCGCTGCCGATCGCCGTCACCGATTTCATCGCGAGCGGCGATCTCGGCCAGCGCATCACCGACGTGATCGCGGCGGACCTCAAGCGGTCCGGCCTCTTCGCGCCGGTCGGCAAGCAGGCCTTCATCGAGAAGATCTCCAATCCCGACCAGCCGCCGCGCTTCGAAGACTGGAAGGTCATCAACGCGCAGGCGCTCGTCACGGGCCGCGTGACGCAGGAGGGCGACGGCCGCCTGCGCGCCGAGTTCCGCCTGTGGGACACCTTTGCCGGCCAGCAGCTGACCGGCCAGCAGTTCTACACCCAGCCGGAAAACTGGCGCCGTGTCGCGCACATCATCGCCGACGCCATCTACGAACGCCTGACCGGTGAGAAGGGTTACTTCGACACACGCATCGTCTATGTCGCCGAAAGCGGCCCGAAGACGGCCCGCAAGCGCCAGCTCGCCATCATGGACCAGGACGGCTTCAACGCCCGCGCGCTGACCAACGCCAACGATCTCGTCCTGACGCCGCGCTTCTCGCCGAGCCGTCAGGAAATCACCTACATGTCCTTCGAGGGCAACCAGCCGCGCGTCTACCTGCTCCAGCTCGAGACCGGGCAGCGCGAAGTGGTCGGCAACTTCCCGGGCATGACCTTCTCGCCGCGCTTCTCGCCGGATGGGCAGAAGATCATCATGAGCTTGCAGCAGGAAGGCAATTCCAACATCTACACGATGGACCTGCGCTCGCGCACCACGACGCGGCTCACCTCGACCGCGGCGATCGACACCTCGCCCTCCTATTCGCCCGACGGCACGCAGATCGTCTTCGAAAGCGACCGTGGCGGCAGGCCGCAGCTCTACGTGATGGGCGCCGACGGCTCCAACCAGCGCCGCATCTCCTTCGGCGACGGCTCCTATTCCACGCCGGTCTGGTCTCCGCGCGGCGACCTCATCGCCTTCACCAAGCAGTCGGGCGGCAAGTTCTCGATCGGCGTGATGAAGACGGACGGTTCGGGCGAGCGCATCCTGACGACGGGCTTCCACAACGAAGGCCCGACCTGGGCGCCGAACGGCCGCGTGCTGATGTTCTTCCGCCAGGCCGCCGGCTCCGGCGGTCCGCAGATCTATTCGATCGACCTTTCCGGCTACAACGAGCAGGTCATCCAGACGAAGGGCTTTGCGTCCGACCCGGCCTGGTCGCCGCTGCTCGAATAG